In the genome of Carnobacterium viridans, one region contains:
- a CDS encoding glycosyltransferase family 8 protein produces MGERKLIPIVSAADNNYAPYLSVTLKTILDNLSSDYDVAFYIIDDHITSESKEKLEESISNHTATIDYLEVDSELYANVMESDHITQTAYYRISLPDLLEDKHYEKVLYIDSDVLVLDDVSKLYETDIGDKVVGAVIDPGQALVHPRLGIETEDYYFNSGLLLMDLPNWRKAKITEKTLTFLEEQTDKIIYHDQDALNGTLYEKWYALHPKWNAQTSLVFERHQPPNDYYAKAYKEAVNQPSIIHFTGHDKPWNSDEYHPYTKKYLEELKKTPFYDEATKKDAVN; encoded by the coding sequence ATGGGAGAAAGAAAACTAATTCCGATTGTAAGTGCTGCAGATAATAACTATGCACCTTATCTAAGTGTCACTCTAAAAACAATTTTAGACAATCTTTCCAGTGATTACGACGTAGCATTTTACATTATTGATGATCACATAACTTCTGAGAGTAAAGAAAAATTAGAAGAAAGTATTTCCAATCACACGGCTACAATTGATTATTTAGAAGTGGATTCAGAATTGTATGCCAACGTTATGGAGAGCGACCACATTACACAAACAGCTTACTATAGAATATCATTACCTGATTTATTAGAAGATAAACATTATGAAAAAGTATTGTATATCGACAGTGATGTTTTAGTATTAGATGATGTTTCAAAACTATATGAAACGGATATAGGAGATAAAGTTGTTGGTGCTGTAATTGATCCTGGACAAGCCTTGGTGCATCCTAGATTAGGGATTGAAACAGAAGATTACTACTTTAATTCTGGCCTGTTGTTAATGGATTTGCCTAATTGGCGGAAGGCAAAAATCACTGAGAAAACATTGACGTTTCTTGAAGAACAAACAGATAAGATTATCTATCATGATCAAGATGCCTTGAACGGAACTCTTTATGAGAAGTGGTATGCACTTCATCCAAAATGGAATGCTCAAACTTCCTTAGTATTTGAAAGGCATCAACCACCGAATGATTATTACGCTAAAGCTTATAAAGAAGCTGTTAATCAACCATCCATCATACATTTCACAGGACACGATAAACCATGGAATTCTGATGAATACCATCCGTATACAAAAAAATATTTAGAAGAATTAAAAAAAACACCTTTTTATGATGAAGCAACTAAAAAAGATGCTGTTAATTAG
- a CDS encoding AAA family ATPase, with product MRPLKLVMNAFGPYKEKVVIDFTQIHQQTLFLVSGPTGAGKTTLFDAIAYALYDDASGTSRGKDSFKSQFATDEVLCFVELEFELAGKKYFIKRSPVQKGPGKNGKLKNWSSEVEFHHDGTVTTKINEANKEIQELLSLSYEQFKQIVMLPQGEFKKMLESNSADKEKIFRNIFQTDNIKEFQSILKEKASELKQEINQSESTLQQFVGMIPEHSNDILNEAVAYFDIPTIIKELGHVVESYQKKIGVIEKELATLDEKYHRNQRKIELLTVVDSLEKEKNLLDDSKEIIETKRVNLALTKKAEDCLEVKRQLEKIVNEKEGIEKEEYEEQQKLIETVAQINETGKNDMALQIAYQQLPNQREALIQLKEQEKLLSEQAAKYGRQADLKKENEQHLQAIQLLKSQADTVEEQLKKQELELKEIQQAKIDMLEKQREASHLQQRQYETKKHQESLIELSVFLEKQAVKANEFRETENQYTQIERHYQEQRLIYNRNIAGVLANDLEEDKACPVCGSLDHPAPATVSSDTISKEMLEELEIQKNEASMKFDRISIELQGLNKAIHSSEENLAIRKNDVQEELNKIEHQVSDENKQQQQLTTELADLQNRVNTEGEIEKNKQEKVLQIKEKEATSQKLHSLVQYNKKRIDELTIEIELLNETVTETDLSVLHKQIEEKTNEITQIESDYIEAQEKKIQLEKMLTQYQTSTKSLVKQVQNLLERESEMEEKFKQRLALNHLEDTFESYLVNQETKQQWGEEIESFDKKKWTNQTNIKEQKRLLEKEGATQSCEVYTLDNQEIERESRLLKEQQHEQIGTNKTVQSILSQIQLNHHAKKDQQEEYLMYKELSEMANGSKETDYISFERYVLGIYFEEIIEAANTRFTQMTTNRYSLIRNKEKTKGAGPKGLDLDVFDNYTGMKRSVKTLSGGESFKASLALALGLSDVIQNHSGGVSVDTLFIDEGFGTLDVDSLDSAIETLFELNQRGRLVGIISHVEELKTRIPVHIEVTKSSRGSHATIKI from the coding sequence ATGAGACCGTTAAAATTAGTTATGAATGCTTTTGGACCTTATAAAGAAAAAGTTGTGATTGATTTTACTCAAATTCATCAACAAACACTCTTCTTAGTAAGTGGTCCTACTGGGGCAGGGAAAACTACGCTATTCGATGCTATTGCTTACGCTTTATATGATGATGCGAGCGGAACAAGTCGTGGAAAAGATTCCTTTAAATCACAATTTGCTACAGATGAAGTGCTCTGTTTTGTAGAATTAGAATTTGAACTAGCGGGTAAAAAGTATTTTATTAAAAGAAGTCCAGTACAAAAGGGACCTGGCAAAAATGGAAAGTTGAAAAACTGGTCTTCAGAAGTGGAATTTCATCATGATGGCACAGTTACCACCAAAATTAATGAAGCAAATAAAGAAATCCAGGAATTGCTGTCATTATCGTACGAACAATTCAAACAAATCGTTATGCTTCCTCAAGGCGAATTTAAAAAGATGTTGGAATCTAACAGTGCAGATAAAGAAAAGATTTTTCGGAATATTTTCCAAACAGATAATATCAAAGAATTTCAATCGATTTTAAAAGAAAAGGCCAGCGAACTAAAACAAGAAATCAACCAAAGTGAAAGTACTTTACAACAATTTGTCGGAATGATTCCTGAGCACTCTAACGACATTTTAAATGAAGCTGTTGCATACTTCGATATACCAACGATTATAAAGGAATTGGGTCATGTAGTTGAAAGTTATCAAAAAAAAATTGGAGTCATTGAAAAAGAACTCGCAACATTAGATGAGAAATATCATAGGAATCAACGAAAAATAGAGTTGTTAACTGTTGTAGATTCTTTAGAAAAAGAAAAGAATTTATTGGATGACAGTAAAGAAATAATTGAAACCAAACGTGTGAATTTAGCGCTTACAAAAAAAGCAGAAGATTGTTTGGAAGTAAAACGGCAACTGGAAAAAATCGTTAATGAGAAAGAGGGCATTGAAAAAGAAGAATATGAAGAACAACAGAAGTTAATTGAAACAGTAGCTCAAATAAATGAAACAGGAAAAAATGATATGGCTTTACAAATAGCTTATCAACAATTGCCGAATCAGAGAGAAGCATTGATTCAATTGAAAGAACAAGAAAAATTACTGAGTGAACAAGCAGCCAAATATGGTAGGCAAGCTGATTTAAAAAAAGAAAATGAACAACATCTACAGGCGATTCAATTACTGAAAAGCCAAGCCGATACAGTGGAAGAACAATTAAAAAAACAAGAACTTGAACTGAAAGAAATCCAGCAGGCAAAAATAGACATGTTGGAGAAACAGCGCGAAGCAAGTCATTTACAGCAAAGACAATACGAAACTAAAAAACACCAAGAGTCTTTAATTGAGCTCAGTGTGTTTTTAGAAAAACAAGCAGTTAAAGCGAATGAATTTAGAGAAACAGAAAATCAATATACTCAAATAGAAAGGCACTACCAAGAACAACGGTTGATTTATAATCGAAATATCGCTGGTGTTCTAGCGAATGATTTAGAAGAAGATAAAGCATGTCCTGTTTGTGGATCGCTTGATCACCCCGCTCCTGCGACAGTGTCATCAGACACGATTTCAAAAGAAATGCTAGAAGAGTTGGAAATACAAAAAAATGAAGCGAGTATGAAGTTTGATCGGATCTCTATTGAATTACAAGGGTTAAATAAAGCTATTCATTCTAGTGAAGAAAACTTAGCTATTCGAAAAAATGACGTACAAGAAGAATTGAATAAAATTGAACACCAAGTATCTGATGAAAATAAGCAACAGCAGCAATTAACAACAGAATTAGCTGATTTGCAGAATAGAGTAAATACAGAAGGGGAAATCGAGAAGAATAAACAAGAAAAAGTACTTCAAATAAAAGAAAAAGAAGCAACTAGTCAAAAACTTCACTCTCTGGTTCAATACAATAAAAAACGAATCGATGAATTGACAATCGAAATTGAGTTGTTAAATGAAACTGTAACAGAAACGGATTTATCAGTTTTGCATAAACAAATTGAAGAAAAAACAAATGAAATCACACAAATTGAAAGTGACTACATTGAAGCTCAAGAAAAGAAAATTCAGCTAGAAAAAATGTTGACCCAGTACCAGACGAGTACGAAATCTTTAGTAAAACAAGTACAGAATCTACTTGAACGAGAGTCTGAGATGGAAGAAAAATTTAAGCAACGATTAGCGTTAAACCATTTAGAGGATACTTTTGAAAGCTATTTAGTAAACCAAGAAACTAAGCAACAATGGGGAGAAGAAATAGAATCTTTTGATAAGAAGAAATGGACGAATCAAACAAATATCAAGGAACAAAAAAGATTGCTTGAAAAAGAAGGCGCCACTCAATCCTGTGAAGTGTATACACTGGATAATCAAGAAATTGAACGTGAAAGTAGATTGTTGAAAGAACAACAACATGAACAGATTGGAACGAACAAAACTGTACAATCGATTCTTTCTCAAATTCAACTAAACCATCATGCAAAAAAGGATCAACAAGAGGAATACCTAATGTACAAAGAGTTATCTGAAATGGCCAATGGATCAAAAGAAACAGATTATATTTCATTTGAGCGATATGTTTTAGGGATTTATTTTGAAGAAATCATTGAAGCAGCGAACACACGATTTACTCAAATGACGACTAATCGTTACTCGCTTATCCGCAATAAAGAAAAAACAAAAGGTGCAGGACCTAAGGGATTGGATCTAGACGTATTTGATAATTATACTGGCATGAAAAGAAGCGTTAAAACCTTATCGGGTGGAGAAAGTTTTAAAGCGTCTTTAGCACTAGCCTTAGGTTTAAGTGATGTAATTCAAAATCATAGTGGAGGAGTCAGTGTAGATACTTTATTCATTGATGAGGGTTTTGGAACGCTAGACGTGGATTCATTAGATAGTGCGATTGAAACATTATTTGAATTAAATCAACGTGGTCGATTAGTAGGAATCATTTCTCATGTTGAAGAGTTGAAAACGAGAATACCCGTTCATATTGAAGTAACAAAATCTTCTAGAGGAAGCCATGCTACTATAAAAATCTGA
- a CDS encoding exonuclease SbcCD subunit D: MRLLHTADWHIGKIVNEMSMLEDQEYFLDQLIEKLKTIQVDALIMAGDLYDRAMPSKEAVALANKVLTRLIQEVDLPVLIIAGNHDSNERVEYGADLLATNQLYIEGTVKEVTRKVTLKGVNFYLLPFADYAYIRELLQDESIKSLEDATRVQLEAIKKEMDLSEINVLIAHGYVINLTNDTSETTDSERPLSIGTAEYVSVELFEDFDYVALGHLHKAQKVKHDRIRYSGSILKYSKSEAVHKKQVSLVTLEKNHVEIEPIYIEPKRDMRIIKGFFAALMEQHSDDYVFFELLDENFVMDAMNQLRRRYPNAMGLEYAARKEREENASIMHQEHLKKLSVQDIFDDFYAHYKEKELTVEHKSIINNILHEMESGE, translated from the coding sequence ATGCGATTATTACATACAGCAGACTGGCACATTGGGAAAATTGTCAATGAAATGTCGATGTTAGAAGACCAAGAATATTTTCTTGATCAATTAATTGAAAAATTAAAAACAATACAGGTTGACGCTTTAATCATGGCGGGAGATCTATATGACCGTGCGATGCCATCAAAAGAAGCAGTAGCCTTAGCGAATAAAGTCTTAACAAGACTGATACAAGAAGTTGATCTTCCAGTTTTGATCATAGCAGGCAACCATGATAGTAATGAACGAGTAGAATATGGTGCAGACCTTTTAGCAACCAATCAGCTCTACATTGAAGGAACCGTCAAAGAAGTGACAAGAAAAGTAACTCTTAAAGGTGTTAATTTTTATTTGTTGCCTTTTGCAGATTATGCTTATATAAGAGAGTTGTTGCAAGACGAGTCAATCAAAAGTCTAGAAGATGCCACAAGGGTTCAACTAGAAGCTATCAAAAAAGAAATGGACCTTTCAGAGATCAATGTTTTGATCGCACATGGATACGTCATTAATTTAACCAATGATACTTCTGAAACAACAGATTCAGAACGACCTTTAAGTATTGGAACGGCTGAATACGTAAGTGTAGAGCTATTTGAAGATTTTGATTATGTAGCGTTGGGCCATTTGCATAAGGCTCAAAAAGTAAAGCATGATCGTATCCGTTACAGCGGATCGATATTAAAGTATTCGAAATCAGAAGCAGTGCACAAAAAACAAGTATCTCTAGTGACGTTAGAAAAAAATCATGTTGAGATTGAACCAATTTATATTGAACCTAAACGAGATATGCGTATCATAAAAGGTTTTTTTGCTGCATTAATGGAACAACATTCAGACGATTATGTGTTTTTTGAATTACTGGATGAAAATTTCGTTATGGATGCAATGAATCAACTGCGCCGTCGTTATCCAAATGCGATGGGCTTGGAGTATGCGGCTCGAAAAGAACGCGAAGAAAATGCATCAATTATGCATCAAGAACACTTGAAAAAATTATCAGTCCAAGATATTTTTGATGATTTTTATGCCCATTACAAAGAAAAAGAGTTAACTGTCGAACACAAAAGTATCATTAACAATATTTTGCATGAAATGGAGAGTGGGGAGTAA
- a CDS encoding acyl-CoA thioesterase, whose translation MKKTFDLYEHLAQYYETDQMGIIHHSNYIRWFEEARTNLLDQMGFGYDQMEKLGIIVPVLEIACLYKSMVHYNDRVYIIPKIEAFNGIRLTISYQILDKTNGELRTTGESKHCFLDKKNRPVSLKKKHPELFDLFDGYLGVDLSK comes from the coding sequence ATGAAAAAAACTTTCGACTTGTACGAACATCTTGCTCAATATTATGAAACGGATCAGATGGGAATTATTCATCATTCAAATTATATCCGTTGGTTTGAAGAAGCTAGAACTAATTTATTAGATCAAATGGGCTTTGGCTACGATCAAATGGAAAAACTCGGAATTATTGTTCCTGTTTTAGAGATTGCATGTCTCTATAAATCAATGGTGCATTACAACGACCGTGTTTACATCATACCTAAGATTGAAGCCTTTAATGGCATTCGTTTAACGATCTCGTATCAAATTTTAGATAAGACTAACGGAGAATTGCGGACGACTGGGGAAAGCAAACATTGTTTCTTAGACAAGAAAAATCGACCTGTTTCTTTGAAAAAAAAACATCCGGAACTATTTGATTTATTCGATGGTTATTTAGGTGTTGATTTATCAAAATAA
- a CDS encoding 5-formyltetrahydrofolate cyclo-ligase — protein MTEKIEKQALRKKMISLLNSISAEEKAEIELKLEENLFRSSEWKSAKRIGVTLSQGFEWNTLGIINKAWKEGKIVCAPKCVPEHKAMIFYDFTSTEQLEKGFHNLIEPKPAQTKRVEKAEIDLVLVPGLIFDEKGYRVGFGGGYYDRFLKDFPNHTIGLICSEQVTSALPIEPFDIPVQKTITEKSSL, from the coding sequence ATGACAGAAAAAATAGAAAAACAAGCATTACGAAAAAAAATGATTTCTTTACTCAATAGTATTTCTGCTGAAGAAAAAGCAGAAATTGAACTAAAACTAGAAGAAAATTTATTTAGGTCAAGCGAATGGAAATCAGCCAAGCGAATAGGTGTGACGCTTTCCCAAGGATTTGAATGGAATACATTGGGAATCATCAATAAAGCTTGGAAAGAAGGAAAAATAGTTTGTGCTCCAAAGTGTGTTCCAGAGCATAAAGCCATGATTTTTTATGACTTTACAAGTACGGAACAATTAGAAAAAGGTTTTCATAATCTAATTGAACCGAAACCTGCACAAACCAAAAGAGTAGAGAAAGCGGAGATTGATTTAGTATTGGTTCCAGGATTGATTTTTGACGAGAAAGGTTACCGAGTCGGTTTTGGTGGAGGGTACTATGATCGTTTTTTGAAAGACTTCCCGAATCATACGATAGGACTTATCTGCTCAGAGCAAGTAACCTCAGCTCTTCCAATAGAACCTTTTGATATCCCAGTTCAGAAAACAATAACGGAAAAAAGCTCGTTATAA
- a CDS encoding cyclodeaminase/cyclohydrolase family protein produces MKEQTIEHFLTELSAKKSTPGAGGAAALVAALGSALGSMVGNFTIGKKKYQAVETEVEKIVDELEQIKLRLEELIQKDAEAFYPLAQAYKLPKETQSEIEYKENVIEEALVGASVVPIEIMENALRAIELLEQLSKIGNTMLIADAGTGIVFCKAALEGASLSVYINTASMKNKYKKEALNQEANQLLEKGTILATNVYQKISRSYKS; encoded by the coding sequence ATGAAAGAGCAAACGATTGAACATTTTTTAACTGAACTTTCTGCGAAAAAATCTACACCTGGAGCAGGTGGTGCAGCGGCTTTAGTGGCTGCATTAGGTTCTGCTTTAGGGAGTATGGTTGGAAATTTTACTATTGGAAAGAAAAAGTATCAAGCCGTTGAGACTGAAGTAGAAAAAATAGTTGATGAATTAGAACAAATTAAATTGAGATTAGAAGAGTTGATTCAAAAAGATGCAGAGGCTTTTTATCCTCTAGCACAAGCTTACAAGTTGCCTAAAGAAACACAATCCGAAATAGAGTATAAAGAAAACGTAATAGAAGAAGCATTGGTAGGAGCTTCAGTCGTTCCAATTGAAATAATGGAAAATGCTCTGAGAGCGATCGAATTGCTTGAGCAACTATCAAAAATTGGAAATACGATGCTGATTGCAGATGCTGGAACTGGAATCGTTTTTTGCAAAGCTGCTTTAGAAGGGGCTAGTTTAAGTGTTTATATCAATACGGCTTCAATGAAAAATAAATATAAAAAAGAAGCATTAAACCAAGAGGCTAATCAGCTATTAGAAAAAGGAACAATCCTTGCAACCAACGTTTACCAAAAAATCAGTCGTTCATATAAATCATAA
- a CDS encoding formate--tetrahydrofolate ligase has translation MDFKTDVTIAQETTMKPIVEIAEKLGINDKAIEQYGKYKAKINELELTDLETKKDGKLILVTAITPTPAGEGKTTTVVGLGDGLQKIGKKAAVALREPSLGPVFGMKGGAAGGGYAQVVPMEDLNLHFTGDFHAISAANNLLAAMLDNHIHHGNALAIDTRNITWKRVVDMNDRQLRFIVDGLNGQTNGVPREDGFDITVASEIMAILCLSMDMEEMKEKLKQIIVGYSVAGQPVTAGDLKAHGAMAALLKEALKPNLVQTLEHTPAFVHGGPFANIAHGCNSIKATKLALKYADYVVTEAGFGADLGAEKFMDIKCRLSGLEPAAVVVVATVRALKMHGGMAKKELKEENVLVLEKGLPNLMKHIENMQTVFNMPTVVAINKFPTDTAKELALVKEKCEELGVNVVLSDVWENGGNGGQDLARAVVDVAEQKSMLTFAYELEDSVVDKMTKVVQKVYGGEGIVLAPGVKKELTRLEALGFGNLPICMAKTQYSFSDDKNKLGRPEEFIVTIKKVKVSAGAGFIVVLTGDIMTMPGLPKIPAAESIDVLADGRIIGLF, from the coding sequence ATGGATTTTAAAACAGATGTCACGATTGCACAAGAAACGACAATGAAACCAATAGTAGAAATTGCTGAAAAATTAGGAATCAATGACAAAGCGATTGAACAATATGGAAAATATAAAGCTAAAATCAATGAATTAGAATTAACGGATTTAGAAACTAAAAAAGATGGTAAGTTGATCCTTGTAACGGCTATCACGCCAACTCCAGCTGGAGAAGGAAAGACAACGACAGTAGTTGGATTAGGAGATGGGCTTCAAAAAATAGGCAAAAAAGCTGCAGTAGCGCTTAGAGAGCCGTCTTTAGGACCTGTTTTTGGCATGAAAGGTGGAGCAGCAGGAGGCGGATATGCTCAAGTTGTACCCATGGAAGATTTAAACTTGCATTTCACAGGAGATTTCCATGCCATCAGTGCAGCCAATAATTTATTAGCTGCTATGCTGGATAATCATATTCATCATGGAAATGCACTAGCGATTGATACACGAAATATTACATGGAAACGTGTGGTAGACATGAATGATCGACAATTGAGATTTATCGTTGATGGATTAAACGGCCAAACGAACGGTGTTCCACGCGAAGATGGATTTGATATTACGGTAGCTTCAGAAATTATGGCTATCTTATGTTTATCAATGGATATGGAAGAAATGAAAGAAAAGTTAAAACAAATTATTGTAGGCTACAGTGTAGCTGGACAACCGGTTACTGCAGGAGATTTGAAAGCACATGGGGCTATGGCAGCCTTATTAAAAGAAGCGTTAAAGCCAAACTTGGTTCAAACATTGGAACATACACCGGCGTTTGTTCATGGGGGACCATTTGCCAATATCGCTCATGGATGTAACAGCATTAAAGCAACAAAATTAGCTTTAAAATATGCCGATTATGTTGTTACTGAAGCTGGATTTGGTGCTGATTTAGGGGCTGAAAAATTCATGGATATTAAATGCCGTTTATCTGGTTTGGAGCCTGCAGCTGTTGTAGTTGTAGCAACGGTAAGAGCATTAAAAATGCATGGAGGAATGGCTAAAAAAGAATTAAAAGAAGAAAATGTATTAGTTCTTGAAAAAGGTTTGCCTAATTTAATGAAGCACATTGAAAATATGCAAACTGTTTTTAATATGCCAACTGTGGTAGCCATCAATAAATTTCCAACAGATACCGCTAAAGAATTAGCATTAGTGAAAGAAAAGTGTGAAGAACTCGGAGTAAATGTGGTTTTATCAGATGTTTGGGAAAACGGTGGTAACGGCGGGCAAGATCTAGCTAGAGCAGTTGTTGATGTGGCAGAACAAAAAAGTATGTTAACTTTTGCTTATGAGTTAGAGGATTCGGTGGTAGATAAAATGACTAAAGTCGTTCAAAAAGTATATGGGGGTGAAGGAATTGTATTGGCTCCTGGAGTGAAAAAAGAACTTACTCGTCTAGAAGCTCTTGGATTCGGAAACTTACCTATCTGCATGGCAAAGACACAATATTCTTTCTCAGATGACAAGAATAAACTAGGCCGACCGGAAGAGTTTATTGTGACCATTAAAAAAGTAAAAGTTTCTGCTGGAGCAGGATTTATAGTTGTATTAACGGGTGATATTATGACGATGCCAGGATTGCCAAAAATACCGGCAGCCGAATCGATTGACGTGTTAGCGGATGGAAGAATCATTGGATTATTTTAA
- a CDS encoding dicarboxylate/amino acid:cation symporter, giving the protein MKRIKLGLVTKLLIAIILGIIFGQLAFLPNFIIQIPVTISALFSSLLSFIIPLMIIGFVVVGIADLTQGAGKLLGITTLMAYSSTLIAGFIAYFIAVNVFPLFIDSGLSAEGIGEKSSLDPLFSIPIEPIMDVTSAIVFSFMIGICISWLRGQGKGDTMYNFFSEFSLIISKLLNSLIIPGLPIFIFGNFANLSYTGSVFSILSVFWKVFVIVIGLQLILVSLFFVIAGLYTKKNPLILIKNQIPGYITAIGTQSSAATIPVNLEVAKKNGVSAQIREFVIPLCATIHLLGSIVTVISCVTAVLLMYNMPVQFGMMAGFIAMLGIAMVAAPGAPGGAIMSALPFMTMVGIDPTGVLGNLLITLYLTQDSFGTAANVSGDNAIAVIMDKIYFKHILKKNN; this is encoded by the coding sequence ATGAAAAGAATCAAATTAGGATTAGTAACAAAATTGCTAATAGCCATTATTTTAGGTATTATTTTTGGACAATTGGCTTTTTTGCCGAATTTCATTATTCAAATACCCGTTACGATTTCTGCTCTATTTAGTAGTTTACTAAGTTTTATTATCCCATTGATGATCATTGGTTTTGTGGTAGTGGGTATTGCAGATCTTACACAAGGAGCAGGAAAGCTGTTGGGAATAACCACATTGATGGCCTATTCTTCAACCTTAATTGCTGGTTTTATTGCTTATTTTATAGCTGTGAATGTCTTTCCACTATTTATTGATAGTGGATTAAGTGCTGAAGGTATCGGTGAAAAATCCAGCCTTGACCCACTATTTTCCATTCCTATAGAGCCTATTATGGATGTGACTTCAGCCATTGTTTTTTCCTTCATGATCGGGATTTGTATCTCTTGGTTAAGAGGACAAGGTAAAGGAGACACTATGTACAACTTTTTTAGTGAATTTAGTTTGATTATCAGTAAACTACTTAATTCGCTAATTATTCCAGGATTGCCAATTTTTATATTTGGTAATTTTGCAAATTTGAGTTATACAGGAAGCGTATTTTCAATTCTTTCGGTCTTTTGGAAAGTATTTGTAATTGTGATTGGTTTACAACTCATCCTTGTGTCACTCTTTTTTGTGATTGCTGGACTTTATACAAAGAAAAATCCCTTAATATTAATTAAAAACCAAATTCCTGGTTATATAACAGCAATTGGAACTCAGTCCTCTGCAGCAACTATTCCAGTGAATTTAGAAGTGGCTAAAAAAAATGGTGTATCGGCACAAATTCGCGAATTTGTCATCCCATTATGTGCTACGATTCATTTGTTGGGAAGTATTGTAACAGTTATTTCTTGTGTGACAGCAGTCCTATTAATGTACAATATGCCGGTGCAGTTTGGTATGATGGCAGGATTTATTGCGATGTTGGGTATAGCCATGGTAGCAGCACCTGGAGCACCCGGTGGAGCAATTATGAGTGCTTTACCTTTTATGACAATGGTTGGTATAGATCCTACAGGTGTATTGGGAAATCTTTTGATAACATTGTATTTAACGCAAGATAGTTTTGGGACTGCAGCAAACGTTTCAGGAGATAATGCTATTGCAGTTATCATGGATAAAATTTACTTTAAACACATTTTAAAAAAGAATAATTAA
- a CDS encoding ABC transporter ATP-binding protein produces the protein MSGIQLKNVTKRYQDSENETIALNQVSMTVDKGEFVAIIGPSGSGKSTFLAIAGALLKPSEGEVFIKDRAISSLNEKELAQVRLEQIGFILQTSNLIPYLTVLDQLLVVVKMKGSITEEMKKIARELLTDLGLDNKLGKFPDKLSGGERQRVAIARSFMNGPDVILADEPTANLDTARAHEVVQLIAKEVKSRNKAAIMVTHDERMLKYCDRVYRIEDGVLKEEKTIQSVN, from the coding sequence ATGTCTGGTATTCAATTGAAAAATGTCACAAAACGTTATCAAGATAGTGAAAATGAAACAATTGCTTTGAATCAGGTTTCAATGACTGTGGATAAAGGAGAGTTTGTAGCTATTATTGGACCATCTGGTTCAGGAAAGAGTACCTTTTTAGCAATTGCAGGAGCTTTATTGAAACCTTCTGAAGGAGAAGTATTTATTAAAGATAGAGCAATATCCTCTTTGAATGAAAAAGAGTTAGCACAAGTTCGTTTGGAACAAATTGGTTTTATACTACAAACGTCAAATTTGATTCCGTATTTGACTGTACTAGATCAATTATTAGTTGTCGTAAAAATGAAAGGTTCCATTACTGAAGAGATGAAAAAAATAGCAAGAGAACTCTTAACTGATTTAGGATTAGACAATAAACTGGGGAAATTTCCAGATAAGTTATCTGGCGGTGAAAGGCAGCGTGTAGCAATTGCGCGTTCCTTTATGAATGGTCCTGACGTTATTTTAGCAGATGAGCCTACAGCTAATTTAGATACTGCACGTGCTCATGAAGTCGTCCAGTTGATTGCAAAAGAAGTGAAATCTCGTAATAAAGCTGCTATTATGGTTACTCATGATGAACGCATGCTGAAATATTGTGACCGCGTTTATCGAATTGAAGATGGTGTACTTAAAGAAGAAAAAACTATACAATCCGTAAACTAA